The Campylobacterota bacterium genome window below encodes:
- a CDS encoding aminodeoxychorismate/anthranilate synthase component II: MILMIDNYDSFTYNIVQYCLELGADLKIIRNDELSVEEIEALKPEKIIISPGPATPDDAGVTLDVIRRFADKVPILGICLGHQSIAQAFGGEVVRAERMMHGKTSKVVREGDTPIFNKLPEMFTATRYHSLIVKKETLPETIVPTAYSEDDHEIMALQIKDKPIYGVQFHPESIMSEYGHEIIDNFLKL; this comes from the coding sequence ATGATTTTAATGATTGACAATTACGACAGTTTTACCTACAACATCGTCCAGTACTGCCTGGAACTGGGTGCGGATCTGAAAATTATCCGGAACGACGAACTGAGCGTCGAGGAGATCGAGGCGCTGAAGCCCGAAAAGATCATTATCTCTCCCGGCCCCGCTACGCCCGACGACGCGGGGGTGACCCTCGACGTGATCCGCCGTTTTGCCGATAAGGTTCCCATTCTGGGAATCTGTCTGGGCCACCAGAGTATCGCCCAAGCCTTCGGCGGAGAGGTTGTCCGCGCGGAGCGGATGATGCACGGTAAAACGTCCAAGGTGGTGCGGGAGGGGGATACCCCCATTTTCAACAAACTCCCCGAAATGTTCACCGCGACGCGTTACCACTCGCTGATCGTCAAAAAAGAGACGCTTCCCGAAACGATCGTACCGACGGCGTACAGCGAAGACGACCATGAGATTATGGCGTTGCAAATTAAAGACAAACCCATTTACGGAGTTCAGTTCCATCCCGAATCGATCATGAGCGAATATGGGCACGAGATCATCGACAACTTTTTGAAACTATGA